Proteins from one Pelotomaculum isophthalicicum JI genomic window:
- the spoIVA gene encoding stage IV sporulation protein A produces MEKTDIFRDIAERTGGDLYLGVVGGVRTGKSTFIKRFMELMVLPNMKNIYDRERAKDELPQSGAGRTVMTTEPKFIPNEAVEIQITPNLNIKMRMVDCVGYRVEGALGYEEENEPRMVSTPWFEEPIPFQEAAEVGTRKVISEHSTMGLVVTTDGSITDIPRESYIEAEEKVIEEMKDINRPFLILFNSTTPDADETRQMAAELSEKYDVPVIPIDCSQMSQADILYVLEKLLYEFPVNEVNISLPPWVEVLDFKHWLRQKFEESVRETVKNIRRLRDINGAVEFLADYDFVDQATLRSLDMGTGSASINVTSAAELFYQVLSEQSGFNVEGEKDLFRLVTDLSVAKREYDKVASALSEVRGAGYGVVTPTLDELILDEPELIRQGNRFGVRLKASAPSLHMIKADITTEITPIIGTEKQCEELVRYMLNEFEENPQKIWKSEIFGKSVHDLVREGIQNKIQRMPENAQLKLQETLQRIVNDGSGGLICIII; encoded by the coding sequence ATGGAAAAAACCGATATTTTCCGCGATATTGCGGAACGCACCGGGGGGGATCTTTATCTCGGTGTGGTTGGAGGCGTCCGCACCGGCAAATCCACATTTATTAAGAGATTTATGGAATTGATGGTTTTACCCAACATGAAAAATATTTATGACCGGGAGCGGGCCAAGGATGAACTGCCCCAAAGCGGGGCCGGACGAACAGTGATGACCACTGAGCCGAAGTTTATTCCAAATGAGGCGGTGGAAATCCAAATTACTCCTAATTTGAATATCAAGATGAGAATGGTTGATTGTGTAGGCTACCGTGTCGAGGGCGCACTTGGTTATGAAGAGGAAAACGAGCCGCGGATGGTGTCGACACCTTGGTTTGAAGAGCCGATCCCCTTTCAGGAAGCCGCTGAAGTGGGTACCAGAAAAGTAATTTCCGAGCATTCGACAATGGGGCTGGTTGTTACCACTGACGGGTCAATCACTGATATTCCCAGGGAAAGCTATATCGAAGCCGAAGAAAAAGTAATTGAGGAAATGAAGGATATAAACCGCCCTTTCCTTATTCTCTTTAATTCCACAACGCCGGATGCGGATGAAACCAGGCAAATGGCCGCGGAATTAAGTGAAAAATACGATGTGCCGGTTATTCCCATCGACTGTTCCCAAATGTCCCAGGCGGATATATTATATGTACTGGAAAAGCTCTTATATGAATTTCCGGTCAACGAAGTTAATATCAGCCTGCCTCCCTGGGTTGAAGTATTGGATTTCAAACACTGGCTTCGCCAGAAGTTTGAGGAATCGGTACGGGAGACTGTCAAAAACATCCGCAGGTTGAGGGATATCAACGGGGCGGTGGAATTTCTGGCAGATTATGACTTCGTCGATCAAGCCACCCTGCGCAGTTTGGACATGGGCACCGGCTCTGCTTCAATTAACGTCACATCAGCAGCGGAACTGTTCTATCAGGTGCTGAGCGAGCAGTCCGGGTTTAACGTTGAAGGGGAGAAAGACCTGTTCCGCCTGGTCACGGACCTGAGTGTGGCGAAGCGGGAGTATGATAAGGTGGCGAGCGCCCTGAGTGAAGTCAGAGGCGCGGGATACGGCGTGGTAACACCGACCCTGGATGAGCTCATCCTGGATGAACCGGAACTAATCCGCCAGGGCAACCGCTTCGGGGTGAGATTAAAGGCAAGCGCCCCGTCTTTGCACATGATCAAGGCAGACATCACTACTGAAATCACCCCAATCATCGGCACGGAGAAACAATGCGAGGAATTAGTCAGGTATATGTTGAATGAATTTGAGGAAAACCCGCAGAAAATTTGGAAGTCGGAAATCTTCGGCAAATCCGTGCATGACCTGGTAAGGGAAGGGATTCAGAACAAGATTCAGCGCATGCCGGAAAATGCCCAGCTAAAGCTGCAGGAAACACTCCAGCGCATTGTCAACGACGGCTCGGGCGGACTGATTTGTATAATAATTTAG
- the plsY gene encoding glycerol-3-phosphate 1-O-acyltransferase PlsY — protein MQYFWVVLASYLIGSIPASYLTARYWKGIDIRNLGSGNVGTTNVWRNAGPVAGVVALAGDLGKGVLAVILAKHFGGPVLVALSAMAVLTGHSWPIFLGFKGGKLVATGVGVIAAISLPVGAIAAAIWVFTVVVTRYVSVGSVLAVSSIPFLMLAFHLERPYLALGVFIAIIAVYKHIPNMKRLLAGTESRVRKLF, from the coding sequence GTGCAATATTTCTGGGTTGTATTGGCTAGCTACTTAATTGGCTCTATTCCCGCCAGTTATCTGACAGCCCGTTACTGGAAAGGGATTGATATACGTAACCTGGGAAGCGGCAATGTCGGCACTACCAATGTGTGGCGCAACGCCGGTCCGGTGGCTGGGGTCGTAGCCCTGGCGGGGGACCTCGGTAAAGGGGTGCTGGCGGTCATTTTGGCTAAGCACTTTGGCGGACCTGTACTCGTGGCCCTTTCAGCCATGGCGGTGCTGACCGGACACAGTTGGCCTATTTTCCTGGGCTTTAAAGGTGGTAAGCTGGTTGCCACCGGGGTGGGCGTGATTGCCGCCATCTCCCTTCCTGTCGGCGCTATAGCCGCGGCAATCTGGGTTTTTACCGTGGTTGTCACTAGATATGTATCGGTAGGCTCTGTTCTCGCAGTGTCTTCAATACCCTTCCTTATGCTTGCTTTTCACCTGGAGCGGCCTTATCTGGCTTTGGGTGTTTTTATTGCCATTATCGCGGTGTATAAACATATTCCAAACATGAAGCGGTTGCTTGCAGGGACAGAGTCCAGAGTGAGGAAGTTATTTTAA
- a CDS encoding NAD(P)H-dependent glycerol-3-phosphate dehydrogenase codes for MKEHVGVIGAGSWATALAALLAKKGRRVIMYARRPELAEEINITRENSRYLPGVAIHPNIEVTVDLERAFRKARVVVFGVPSHAFREVVRQSRPFLKNDTIYVNTAKGIEETSLSSMSAVFAQEAGTELLQKYAGLSGPSHAEEVGRELPTAVVAASYRLETAEYVQELFMSDRFRVYTNPDVLGVELGGALKNIIALGTGIAEGLSFGDNTKAALMTRGLAEITRLGVIMGANPLTFAGLAGVGDLIVTCTSMHSRNRRAGIAIGKGSSVEEALELVDMVVEGVRTTRAAHQLSARYAVEMPITDQIYKVLFEGLAPGTAVNNLMSRGRTREMEEVAKMTVKLLNNN; via the coding sequence GTGAAGGAACATGTCGGAGTTATCGGCGCCGGGAGTTGGGCTACAGCCTTGGCGGCGCTTCTTGCCAAGAAGGGGCGCCGGGTTATAATGTATGCCCGCCGGCCGGAGTTGGCTGAAGAAATAAACATAACCAGGGAAAACAGTCGTTATCTGCCCGGCGTGGCGATTCATCCGAATATTGAAGTTACTGTTGATCTGGAGCGAGCATTCCGGAAAGCCAGGGTAGTTGTTTTTGGTGTGCCGTCACATGCTTTTCGCGAGGTCGTACGCCAAAGCCGTCCTTTTCTTAAAAATGACACGATATATGTTAATACTGCTAAAGGCATTGAAGAAACGAGCCTTAGCAGTATGTCGGCAGTTTTTGCTCAGGAAGCCGGTACGGAACTACTGCAAAAATATGCTGGCCTGTCCGGCCCCAGCCATGCTGAAGAAGTCGGCCGGGAGCTTCCAACAGCGGTAGTGGCGGCGTCATACCGGTTGGAAACCGCCGAGTATGTACAGGAATTATTTATGAGTGATAGATTTAGAGTTTATACCAATCCAGATGTGCTCGGAGTGGAGCTGGGCGGCGCGCTGAAAAATATTATCGCTTTGGGTACGGGCATTGCTGAAGGCTTAAGCTTTGGCGACAATACTAAAGCAGCTTTGATGACACGTGGTTTGGCGGAAATCACCCGTCTAGGCGTAATCATGGGCGCCAACCCGCTTACTTTTGCCGGCTTGGCCGGCGTGGGCGACTTGATTGTTACTTGCACCAGCATGCACAGCCGCAACCGGCGGGCAGGTATTGCCATCGGTAAAGGAAGTTCGGTTGAAGAAGCTTTAGAGTTGGTTGATATGGTAGTAGAAGGTGTCCGCACAACTCGTGCCGCCCACCAGCTTTCCGCGCGGTATGCTGTTGAAATGCCTATAACTGATCAAATCTACAAGGTACTCTTCGAGGGACTTGCCCCAGGTACCGCTGTTAACAACCTGATGAGCAGGGGACGTACCAGGGAAATGGAAGAAGTGGCCAAGATGACTGTCAAACTGCTGAATAATAATTAG
- a CDS encoding IS91 family transposase, whose product MRYSSKIKEILKINWPEFEEKYSTAIRECEREAVTKVLGCGDPKNGFAEYWCLDCGGKEKKIVPFTCKSRFCPSCGKVYTDKWVEKMSKEMVDVPHRHVVMTIAEELRPYFYWHREMLPILIESAAQVMKSIISEKKKNKDLTPGIVIVVHTFGRNLKFNPHIHALMTEGGLDKNDEWRPIS is encoded by the coding sequence ATGAGATATTCGTCGAAAATAAAAGAAATACTTAAAATAAATTGGCCAGAGTTTGAAGAGAAGTATTCAACGGCAATCCGTGAATGTGAGAGAGAAGCTGTCACTAAAGTCCTCGGATGTGGAGACCCCAAAAACGGGTTTGCAGAATATTGGTGTTTAGATTGCGGAGGCAAAGAAAAGAAAATCGTTCCATTCACTTGCAAGAGCCGTTTTTGCCCCTCATGCGGCAAGGTATACACTGATAAATGGGTAGAGAAGATGTCAAAAGAGATGGTCGATGTTCCCCACCGGCATGTTGTTATGACAATTGCCGAAGAACTACGGCCATATTTTTATTGGCATAGAGAGATGCTGCCGATATTAATAGAAAGTGCAGCTCAAGTTATGAAAAGCATCATAAGCGAGAAAAAGAAGAATAAAGACTTAACCCCTGGAATAGTAATCGTAGTCCATACCTTTGGGAGAAATTTAAAATTCAATCCGCATATACATGCCTTAATGACTGAGGGTGGTCTTGATAAAAACGATGAATGGAGACCCATAAGCTT